Proteins co-encoded in one Cytophaga hutchinsonii ATCC 33406 genomic window:
- a CDS encoding T9SS type A sorting domain-containing protein, which yields MRNYFILLCVIFSNLTLYAQPCWLQIEAGSSFVIAMKADSTLWSWGSNSSGQLGDNTTDNKSIPSQFNTAKGWLKISSGNSHCIGLKKDGSIWTWGWNSEGQLGNGSLTKMLVPTQIGVDNDWMAVSAGQYNTFAIKNNGTLWGCGRNFEGQLGKGTTGSNVKTFIQIGTATDWAYVSVGAFHTMAIKTDGSLWAWGSNNNGRLGIGTTTTKNAPTKVGTATNWKSVYAAGSNTFAIKTDGSLWAWGYNYAGVLGDGTTTDRLSPVQIGTDNNWKTISSDGNTSFALKSDGTLWVWGDNNSGQFGNGTTTNSTLPIQIGTDNQWQHISINYSFLLAIKTDGSLWTWGYNYSGQLGNGTTTNTNLPVLVDCNLSLKVHEAISSENIVVYPNPTAGELTIKIKNQAAQNIHITIMNSVGQILQQKYITDESQLLDLSSQPNGMYLLKIQTTDNQVSLQKIQKF from the coding sequence ATGCGTAACTATTTCATTTTACTATGTGTTATTTTTTCAAACCTGACGCTTTATGCTCAGCCTTGCTGGCTTCAAATAGAGGCTGGTTCTAGTTTTGTCATTGCAATGAAAGCTGATAGTACGCTTTGGAGCTGGGGAAGTAATAGCTCGGGCCAACTCGGTGATAATACAACTGACAACAAATCTATCCCGTCACAATTCAACACAGCAAAAGGCTGGCTGAAAATATCTTCAGGCAACTCACATTGCATCGGACTAAAAAAAGATGGCAGCATCTGGACGTGGGGCTGGAACAGCGAAGGGCAATTAGGTAATGGATCATTAACAAAAATGCTTGTTCCAACTCAAATTGGTGTTGATAATGACTGGATGGCTGTTTCAGCTGGGCAATACAATACATTTGCTATTAAAAATAACGGAACGTTATGGGGCTGTGGACGTAATTTTGAAGGACAGTTAGGTAAGGGAACTACGGGTTCGAATGTAAAAACGTTCATTCAAATTGGCACAGCAACAGACTGGGCTTACGTTTCCGTGGGAGCCTTTCACACAATGGCCATTAAAACAGATGGCAGTTTGTGGGCTTGGGGCAGCAACAATAACGGTCGATTAGGAATTGGAACAACAACTACCAAAAATGCTCCTACCAAAGTAGGAACTGCTACGAATTGGAAATCTGTTTATGCCGCCGGGTCAAATACATTTGCAATAAAAACAGATGGTTCTCTTTGGGCATGGGGATATAATTATGCCGGAGTATTAGGCGATGGAACAACAACGGATCGTTTAAGTCCGGTACAAATCGGAACAGACAATAATTGGAAAACTATTTCTTCAGATGGAAATACATCTTTTGCGCTAAAATCGGATGGCACTTTATGGGTTTGGGGAGATAACAATTCCGGTCAGTTTGGGAATGGTACCACTACCAATAGTACTTTACCCATTCAGATTGGAACAGACAATCAATGGCAACACATTTCAATAAACTATTCTTTTCTACTTGCAATTAAAACCGATGGCTCACTTTGGACATGGGGCTATAACTATTCTGGTCAATTAGGGAATGGTACTACTACAAATACCAATTTGCCTGTTTTGGTAGATTGCAATCTGTCGTTGAAAGTGCATGAAGCTATTTCTTCTGAAAATATAGTTGTATATCCAAATCCAACAGCGGGAGAGCTTACTATAAAAATTAAAAATCAGGCCGCTCAAAATATCCATATAACGATCATGAATAGCGTTGGACAGATACTACAGCAAAAATACATTACTGACGAATCACAGCTACTCGATCTGTCATCTCAACCTAATGGCATGTATCTATTAAAAATACAAACAACGGATAACCAGGTATCCTTGCAAAAAATTCAAAAATTTTAA
- a CDS encoding (2Fe-2S) ferredoxin domain-containing protein: MSISFPEKSIFICDGSKCGRHKEVRKHLKEAIKEHHLKDRVEIFKMECSDRCKHAPVLCVQPANEWYSEVTLRDADKIITDLLT, encoded by the coding sequence ATGTCTATATCTTTTCCTGAGAAATCAATCTTCATCTGCGACGGCAGTAAATGCGGGCGCCATAAAGAAGTGCGGAAACATTTAAAAGAAGCCATTAAAGAACATCATCTTAAAGATCGTGTTGAGATCTTTAAGATGGAATGTTCGGATCGCTGCAAACATGCACCGGTGCTTTGTGTGCAGCCCGCTAATGAATGGTATTCCGAAGTAACGCTTAGAGATGCAGACAAAATAATTACGGATCTGCTTACATAA
- a CDS encoding glycosyltransferase, with product MKKTKVLMLGWEFPPIINGGLGVACLGLSKALSKQVDLTLILPKSDPSVLLNQVDIIGLNQQERIRIREDFQTDFYAELENVYTLPSTILPYQTVAEPEITTKKVQKVKKQKVSRSEFYKPFQIENLYGSDTIQKVIEYATVSADMCMEWDFDVIHCHDWMTMLAGVEIKQRTGKPLVLHIHSLEYDRNPGTGNNWVYQVEKHAMEMADAILPVSDYTGTIAVKEYGINPRKIHSVHNGVEKITPFKIEKPFPEKIVLFIGRVTHQKGPEYFIEVASKVLKEYPLARFVVAGTGDKLKELIETGAHKQLGLNVHFTGFLSKEKIHDLLAMADVYCMPSVSEPFGLSALEAAQFGVPCIVSKQSGVSEVLIGALKVDFWDVDKMAHYILMLLNDPSFAKTISTNAHFDLEYCTWENAALEIKDIYNELLA from the coding sequence ATGAAAAAAACAAAGGTTTTGATGTTGGGTTGGGAGTTTCCGCCAATTATTAATGGTGGATTGGGGGTAGCCTGCCTTGGTTTAAGTAAAGCCCTGTCCAAACAAGTAGACCTTACCTTAATTCTACCAAAAAGTGACCCTTCTGTCCTGCTGAACCAGGTGGATATTATTGGATTAAATCAACAGGAACGCATCCGGATCCGCGAGGATTTTCAAACCGATTTTTATGCAGAACTGGAAAATGTATACACGCTTCCGTCAACTATCTTACCCTATCAGACAGTTGCAGAACCTGAAATAACAACTAAAAAAGTACAGAAGGTTAAAAAACAGAAAGTTTCCCGATCTGAATTTTATAAACCCTTTCAGATCGAAAATCTGTATGGCAGTGATACCATTCAAAAAGTAATTGAATATGCTACCGTCAGTGCAGACATGTGTATGGAATGGGATTTTGATGTGATCCATTGCCACGACTGGATGACGATGCTTGCCGGCGTTGAAATTAAACAACGTACAGGCAAACCGCTGGTACTGCACATACACTCGCTTGAATACGACAGAAATCCCGGAACGGGAAACAACTGGGTATACCAGGTAGAAAAACATGCGATGGAAATGGCCGACGCTATTCTTCCGGTAAGCGATTATACCGGAACGATTGCGGTTAAAGAATACGGCATTAATCCACGTAAAATACATTCGGTACATAACGGCGTTGAAAAAATAACGCCATTCAAAATAGAAAAACCGTTCCCTGAAAAAATCGTTTTATTTATTGGCCGCGTTACGCACCAGAAAGGCCCGGAATATTTTATTGAAGTTGCGTCCAAAGTATTAAAGGAATACCCGTTGGCGCGCTTTGTTGTTGCGGGCACAGGCGATAAGCTAAAGGAATTGATTGAAACCGGTGCGCATAAACAGTTAGGCTTAAATGTTCACTTCACCGGTTTTTTAAGTAAAGAAAAAATTCACGATCTGCTTGCCATGGCAGATGTCTATTGTATGCCTTCAGTATCTGAACCGTTTGGTTTATCGGCACTGGAAGCCGCACAGTTTGGCGTACCGTGTATTGTATCCAAACAATCCGGTGTTTCAGAAGTGTTGATCGGCGCGCTTAAAGTAGATTTCTGGGACGTAGATAAAATGGCGCATTACATTCTGATGCTCTTAAACGATCCGTCCTTTGCAAAAACGATTTCAACAAACGCTCATTTCGATTTAGAATATTGCACCTGGGAAAATGCAGCCCTTGAAATAAAAGACATCTACAACGAACTCTTAGCTTAA
- a CDS encoding glycoside hydrolase family 57 protein produces MRSVTLCFQVHQPFRINPYTFFDIGKNHSYEDAAHNKLVVDRVADLCYLPTNKILLQQIKKYKGLFRVAFSISGTTIEQFKLYRPDVIDSFIALAKTDCVEFLAETYYHSLSSIFSKEEFLIQVDTHRKLIRSTFGYQTEVFRNTELIHNNDIAATIKELGLKGMITEGVQKLLGTMSTNKVYSPAHTSFPVILRNCKLSDDLAFRFSDKNWKGYPLTVEKYTSWIKKSLKKHENATIYVDYETFGEHQKKNSGIFTFLRKLPGMLIDTHGIDFMTPSEVIDNLEIHDVYDAHETISWADIEKNLSAWYQNSMQKEALEKIYSLEPLIRKMQIRRHTDKWSKLQTSDHFYYMSTKGYSDGEVHQYFSPFASPHDAYIHYMNVVADFELEIRKKKLFK; encoded by the coding sequence ATGCGTTCGGTTACGCTTTGTTTTCAGGTACATCAACCTTTCAGGATCAATCCATACACTTTTTTTGATATCGGGAAAAATCATTCCTACGAAGACGCCGCACATAATAAATTAGTGGTTGACCGCGTGGCCGACCTCTGTTATCTGCCAACCAATAAGATCCTTCTTCAACAGATCAAAAAATACAAAGGCTTGTTTCGTGTCGCTTTTTCCATCAGCGGTACAACGATTGAACAATTCAAGCTATACCGGCCCGATGTTATTGATTCATTTATAGCATTGGCGAAGACCGACTGTGTAGAGTTTCTTGCCGAAACCTATTACCACAGCTTAAGCAGTATTTTTTCAAAGGAAGAATTTTTAATTCAGGTTGATACACACCGCAAATTAATACGTTCGACATTTGGTTATCAGACAGAAGTATTCCGCAATACCGAACTGATCCACAACAACGACATTGCCGCAACTATAAAAGAACTGGGCTTAAAAGGCATGATTACCGAAGGTGTACAGAAATTGCTGGGCACCATGAGTACTAATAAAGTGTATAGTCCGGCGCATACATCCTTCCCTGTTATTCTGCGCAACTGTAAATTATCCGATGATCTTGCCTTTCGTTTTTCTGATAAAAACTGGAAGGGGTATCCTTTGACAGTTGAAAAATATACCTCCTGGATCAAAAAGAGCCTCAAAAAACATGAAAATGCGACTATTTATGTCGACTATGAGACATTTGGTGAGCATCAGAAGAAGAATAGCGGTATCTTTACGTTTCTGCGCAAACTGCCCGGCATGCTGATTGATACACATGGTATTGATTTCATGACCCCTTCTGAGGTGATTGACAACCTGGAAATTCATGATGTGTATGATGCACATGAAACAATCTCCTGGGCGGATATTGAAAAAAATCTTTCTGCCTGGTATCAGAACAGCATGCAAAAAGAAGCGCTGGAAAAAATATACAGCCTGGAACCGCTGATCCGGAAAATGCAAATCAGAAGACATACCGATAAATGGTCGAAACTTCAGACATCGGATCACTTCTATTACATGAGCACCAAAGGCTACAGCGATGGCGAAGTACATCAATACTTCAGTCCGTTTGCAAGTCCGCATGACGCCTACATCCATTACATGAATGTGGTTGCAGACTTTGAACTGGAGATCAGGAAGAAGAAACTGTTTAAATAA
- a CDS encoding acyl-CoA thioesterase, whose product MIFNTRQWVKPEDLNPNGSLFGGKLLAWIDEELALFAIIELNNPRIVTKFLSEIDFKSSAKQGDIIEIGIDIVKYGRTSITLTCQARNIMTKDIILTIEKITMVSLDENGVPTPHGKTAHQ is encoded by the coding sequence ATGATTTTCAATACAAGACAATGGGTTAAACCCGAAGATCTCAATCCGAACGGAAGTTTGTTTGGCGGGAAATTATTGGCGTGGATTGATGAAGAACTGGCATTGTTTGCCATCATTGAACTAAATAACCCAAGAATTGTTACCAAGTTTCTGTCTGAAATAGATTTTAAGAGTTCTGCCAAACAAGGCGATATCATTGAAATCGGTATTGATATTGTGAAATATGGAAGAACATCTATAACGTTGACCTGTCAGGCAAGAAACATTATGACCAAAGACATTATTCTTACCATAGAAAAAATAACAATGGTTAGTCTGGATGAAAATGGAGTGCCCACGCCACATGGTAAAACAGCGCATCAATAA
- a CDS encoding ABC-F family ATP-binding cassette domain-containing protein, with translation MNILSIDNLSKAFSDKKLIDGITLGLSKGEKVAIVGRNGAGKSTLLKIVMGLEQADAGVIAIHKSATVGYLEQDPILPAGKKIIEVALESRKDICTAIMLYEESMVTLDSDDMEKAITMMDALQAWEFEDKAKRILSKLGLQDANLEVQNLSGGQQRRVALARVLLQEPDVLLMDEPTNHLDLDMIEWLEELLKASQQTLLFITHDRYFLDEVANGILELEGGKIQMYRTKYPEYLERKAEEEAIRNASLEKVTNTLRKEAEWMRRQPKARGTKAKYRIEAFHSMEGNRDQLKEAGQGDVQLDFSSRRMGNKILELHHVNKAFGEKKILTDFNYIFRKNEKLGIIGKNGSGKTTLLQLINRAIQPDSGEIITGETIHLGYYTQKGLTFKPRQKVIELVTEIAEQFQTGNGEDLSASALLKRFLFEPSRQYEFIEKLSGGEKKRLHLLTILVRQPNFLILDEPTNDMDLSTLSVLEDYLENYKGCLIIVSHDRYFMDKLVDHLLVFEGEGVMREYPGNYTDYRYELEEAIETSRKPEVKEAAKAAAQKESKNNSKRSFKEQKEFEDLEKEIEASEQKKNVLIEKLSSPDSGANITQWSKELEALDRDLENKTLRWLELSEKAG, from the coding sequence ATGAACATCCTTTCCATTGACAATCTTTCTAAAGCTTTCAGCGACAAAAAACTTATTGACGGTATTACGCTGGGCTTAAGTAAAGGTGAAAAAGTTGCTATCGTTGGCAGAAACGGCGCCGGTAAATCAACCCTGCTTAAAATCGTGATGGGGCTTGAACAGGCAGACGCCGGTGTTATTGCTATTCACAAAAGTGCTACCGTAGGATATCTGGAACAGGACCCGATTTTACCTGCGGGTAAAAAAATCATAGAAGTAGCACTTGAAAGCCGCAAGGATATCTGCACAGCGATCATGCTGTACGAAGAATCTATGGTAACGCTTGACAGCGATGATATGGAAAAAGCCATCACGATGATGGATGCGTTGCAGGCCTGGGAGTTTGAAGACAAAGCGAAACGTATTCTTTCCAAACTCGGTTTGCAGGATGCAAATCTTGAAGTTCAGAATCTTTCGGGCGGCCAGCAGCGTCGCGTCGCGCTTGCACGTGTCTTGCTGCAGGAACCGGATGTATTGCTGATGGATGAACCGACCAACCACCTGGATCTGGACATGATCGAATGGCTGGAAGAATTATTAAAAGCTTCTCAACAGACATTATTGTTTATTACCCACGACAGGTATTTTCTGGATGAAGTTGCCAATGGTATTCTTGAACTGGAAGGCGGTAAAATTCAGATGTACCGCACCAAGTATCCGGAATATCTAGAACGCAAGGCTGAAGAAGAAGCAATCCGCAACGCTTCGCTTGAAAAAGTAACGAATACCTTACGCAAAGAAGCCGAATGGATGCGCCGTCAGCCAAAGGCACGCGGTACAAAAGCAAAATACCGGATCGAAGCATTTCATTCTATGGAAGGCAATAGAGATCAGTTGAAAGAAGCCGGACAAGGCGATGTGCAGCTCGATTTCAGCAGCCGACGGATGGGAAATAAAATTCTTGAACTGCATCATGTAAATAAAGCGTTTGGTGAGAAAAAAATTCTTACAGACTTCAATTATATTTTCAGAAAAAACGAAAAACTGGGTATCATCGGAAAGAATGGCAGCGGTAAAACTACCTTGTTACAGCTGATCAACCGTGCGATCCAGCCCGATTCCGGAGAAATCATCACCGGTGAAACCATTCACCTGGGTTATTATACACAAAAAGGCTTAACGTTTAAACCGAGACAAAAAGTTATTGAACTGGTAACCGAGATCGCGGAACAGTTTCAGACGGGTAACGGCGAAGATCTGAGTGCTTCTGCCCTGCTGAAACGTTTCCTGTTTGAACCATCGCGCCAGTATGAGTTTATTGAAAAACTAAGCGGCGGTGAGAAAAAGCGTTTGCATTTACTCACGATCCTTGTTCGTCAGCCTAACTTCCTGATTCTCGATGAGCCGACCAATGATATGGATCTTTCTACTTTGAGTGTACTGGAAGATTACCTGGAAAACTATAAAGGCTGTCTGATCATTGTTTCCCACGACAGGTATTTCATGGATAAGCTGGTTGATCACTTACTGGTTTTTGAAGGCGAAGGTGTAATGCGCGAGTATCCGGGTAACTATACCGACTACCGTTACGAACTGGAAGAAGCCATTGAAACATCGCGCAAACCCGAAGTAAAGGAAGCAGCGAAAGCAGCCGCGCAAAAGGAATCAAAGAATAACTCCAAACGTTCGTTCAAGGAACAGAAGGAATTTGAAGACCTGGAGAAAGAGATTGAAGCGAGTGAGCAAAAGAAAAATGTTCTGATCGAAAAACTTTCATCTCCGGATTCAGGTGCAAATATCACGCAATGGTCGAAAGAACTGGAAGCACTCGACAGAGACCTTGAGAATAAGACATTACGTTGGCTGGAATTGTCTGAGAAGGCAGGATAA
- a CDS encoding histidine kinase dimerization/phospho-acceptor domain-containing protein, with protein sequence MEISKESGSILHSREIGDLAFAVFFGILASLFGHIYFSVPDYPFAFTDLREIPLIIAVIYIRNPLYIILSCMLSAIQLTNQLPFLPTAVMHVVPVIVVWGAYQFIKTKKMKHLQRGLLWALVMVVYYYVFLFPSFVITFECFGLNDGKSFFTHLSYLIAATKYELTSTVLVTSLYVVKIDAEKQLAYANKNLEALIGQRTAELKQVNEELTKLNDILFESNTDLEKKVAERTEKIRLQLIQLNTYAYMNSHEVRGPLARIMGLSILLKQEKDPDEQTFLAEKILFSCEELDEIIQRMNLLLQSDKE encoded by the coding sequence ATGGAAATTAGTAAAGAAAGCGGAAGTATCCTTCACTCCAGAGAAATAGGGGATCTGGCATTTGCTGTGTTTTTCGGTATTCTTGCATCCCTTTTCGGACATATCTATTTTTCCGTTCCTGATTATCCGTTTGCATTTACAGATTTAAGAGAGATACCGTTGATTATTGCTGTTATATATATCCGCAATCCATTATACATCATATTATCCTGTATGCTGTCGGCTATACAGCTTACCAATCAATTGCCGTTTTTGCCTACTGCTGTTATGCATGTGGTTCCGGTAATAGTTGTTTGGGGGGCATATCAATTTATAAAAACAAAAAAAATGAAACATCTGCAGCGCGGGCTTTTATGGGCGCTCGTTATGGTTGTGTATTATTATGTTTTCCTTTTCCCATCTTTTGTTATAACCTTTGAATGTTTTGGATTGAATGACGGGAAATCTTTTTTTACACACCTGTCTTATTTGATTGCAGCAACAAAATACGAACTTACCAGTACGGTTTTAGTTACAAGTTTATATGTAGTAAAAATTGATGCAGAAAAACAATTGGCGTATGCAAATAAAAATCTGGAAGCGCTCATCGGGCAGCGTACAGCCGAACTTAAGCAGGTTAATGAGGAATTAACAAAACTGAATGATATACTGTTTGAATCAAATACAGACCTTGAAAAAAAAGTTGCTGAACGTACGGAAAAGATTCGGCTTCAACTGATTCAGCTCAATACATATGCCTATATGAATTCGCATGAAGTACGCGGCCCCTTGGCCAGGATTATGGGTTTGAGTATTTTATTGAAACAGGAGAAAGACCCAGATGAACAAACTTTTTTAGCTGAAAAAATATTATTCTCCTGCGAAGAGCTGGATGAAATTATACAACGTATGAATCTGCTGCTGCAGAGCGATAAAGAATGA
- a CDS encoding ferritin: MKDLVRLRTSLKEEIEIILNAQCKMEAEASNKYLAMASWLERNGFLQSAEYLYHQAEEERSHFLKIFKYINDVGGTAITPFVSDVAQEYNSIKDVFEMALQGEIAVSNSINKIVAKCRESNDYATEEFIMWFVKEQREEEANARRALELFELIDVNSDSGKFLLDKEIGKISGKKIIES, from the coding sequence ATGAAAGATTTAGTAAGACTTCGTACTTCGTTAAAAGAAGAGATAGAAATTATATTAAACGCGCAGTGTAAAATGGAGGCAGAAGCTTCTAACAAATATTTGGCAATGGCTTCATGGCTGGAAAGAAATGGATTTTTACAATCTGCTGAATATTTATATCATCAGGCTGAAGAAGAACGTTCTCATTTCTTAAAAATATTCAAGTACATCAATGATGTTGGCGGTACCGCCATCACTCCTTTTGTATCAGATGTGGCACAGGAATACAATTCCATTAAAGATGTATTTGAAATGGCACTTCAAGGTGAAATTGCTGTATCAAATTCAATCAATAAGATTGTTGCGAAATGCCGCGAATCAAATGATTATGCTACAGAAGAATTCATCATGTGGTTTGTAAAAGAACAACGTGAAGAAGAAGCGAATGCCAGAAGAGCATTAGAATTATTTGAATTGATTGATGTGAACAGCGATTCAGGCAAGTTTTTACTTGACAAAGAAATCGGTAAGATCAGTGGTAAAAAAATCATTGAATCATAA
- a CDS encoding glycoside hydrolase family 31 protein encodes MESYMNINHDKQVSQQHAGVVERWEKIDNRFYFYGPQTVLEVKVVSDTVLRFRFSALGNFSRDFSYSHAHTYQESIEKLEISEEEEYFSIKTAKIDCEIQKERMLIKILDKKGLVISEDEKGFHWEEHKKYGGEIVFNTRKGQASEHFYGLGDKSADNDIREKRFENWGKDTYAYGKDTDPLYKNIPFFIGLHHKVAYGIFFDNTFRTYFDFGFERKNATSFWADGGEMNYYFIYGPELLNVVETYTNMTGKPELPPLWALGFHQCKWSYYPEKQVREITSEFRTRRIPCDAFYLDIDYMDGFRCFTWHPEHFSNPKGMISDLEKQGFKTVVIIDPGIKIDPNYRIYKEGLEKGYFCKRMDGPLMKGAVWPGECNFPDFTRAEVREWWAGLFDELMDTGVRGVWNDMNEPAVFEIETFPDDVRHDYDGDPCSHRKAHNVYGMQMARATYEGVKKFGHNRRPFVITRSGYSGLQKYSSAWTGDNVASWEHLSIANSQCQRLNVSGVSYCGSDIGGFIGSPSGELFVRWIQLGIFHMFCRVHSSGDHGDQEPWSFGLEVELLTKKFIELRYQLLPYIYTTFYQHVKTGVPTLRPLPFVAQEDSETYNRQDEFCMGDNLLVCPILAEKVDGRWVYLPEGKWYYYWDDKVHEGNQEVWAEAALDRIPLFVKAGAVIPMAPIMQYVGEFDPEQLFLHVYASAEEHTSYLYEDKGDGYEYTQGESSYKTFVTASEKKSYTITQRIDGTYDPVYKSYEIMVHGLSFTPKSCEVDGEKVHMDVINPDKNLIRFDAGKAFAKIVIKG; translated from the coding sequence ATGGAAAGTTACATGAATATCAATCACGACAAGCAGGTTTCTCAACAGCATGCCGGTGTCGTGGAAAGATGGGAAAAAATAGATAATCGTTTTTATTTCTACGGCCCGCAAACGGTTTTAGAGGTTAAAGTTGTTTCTGATACAGTTTTACGTTTTCGTTTTTCAGCATTGGGCAATTTCAGCAGAGATTTTTCCTATTCACATGCACACACGTATCAGGAGTCTATTGAAAAGCTGGAGATCAGTGAAGAAGAAGAATACTTTTCCATAAAAACAGCTAAAATTGATTGCGAAATTCAGAAAGAGCGCATGCTCATTAAAATACTGGACAAAAAAGGGCTTGTAATTTCTGAAGATGAAAAGGGCTTTCACTGGGAAGAACATAAAAAGTACGGAGGGGAGATTGTTTTCAATACCCGTAAAGGCCAGGCCAGCGAACACTTCTATGGCTTAGGCGATAAATCTGCCGATAACGATATCCGCGAAAAACGTTTTGAGAACTGGGGGAAAGATACGTATGCCTACGGCAAGGATACAGATCCGCTCTACAAAAACATTCCGTTCTTTATCGGCCTGCATCATAAAGTAGCTTACGGTATTTTCTTTGATAATACATTCCGTACTTATTTTGATTTTGGATTCGAACGCAAGAATGCAACGTCATTCTGGGCAGACGGGGGTGAAATGAATTATTATTTCATTTATGGTCCGGAGCTGCTCAATGTAGTGGAAACGTATACCAACATGACCGGTAAGCCTGAATTGCCGCCGCTTTGGGCGTTGGGCTTTCATCAATGTAAATGGAGTTACTATCCGGAAAAACAGGTGCGTGAAATTACAAGTGAATTCCGCACACGCAGAATCCCCTGTGATGCCTTTTATCTGGATATTGATTATATGGATGGCTTCAGATGCTTTACGTGGCATCCCGAACATTTCTCTAATCCCAAAGGCATGATTTCCGATCTTGAAAAACAAGGCTTCAAAACCGTTGTGATCATTGATCCGGGTATTAAAATAGATCCCAATTACCGCATTTATAAAGAAGGTCTGGAAAAAGGATATTTCTGCAAACGTATGGATGGCCCGTTAATGAAGGGCGCCGTGTGGCCGGGAGAATGTAACTTTCCCGATTTCACCCGCGCGGAAGTGCGTGAATGGTGGGCTGGTTTATTTGATGAACTGATGGATACCGGCGTGCGCGGCGTGTGGAACGACATGAACGAGCCGGCGGTATTTGAAATAGAAACATTCCCCGATGATGTGCGCCACGATTACGATGGTGATCCATGCAGCCATAGAAAAGCGCATAATGTTTACGGGATGCAGATGGCGCGTGCAACCTATGAAGGCGTAAAGAAATTCGGACATAACAGACGTCCGTTTGTAATTACACGTTCCGGTTATTCCGGCCTGCAGAAATATTCTTCTGCGTGGACAGGCGACAACGTTGCTTCATGGGAACACTTGTCTATAGCAAACAGTCAGTGTCAGCGGTTAAACGTATCGGGCGTTTCTTACTGCGGCTCCGACATCGGCGGCTTTATCGGTTCACCATCCGGCGAATTATTTGTGCGCTGGATTCAGCTTGGGATCTTCCATATGTTCTGCCGCGTGCACTCATCCGGTGACCACGGCGATCAGGAACCATGGTCGTTTGGCCTGGAAGTAGAGTTGCTTACAAAGAAATTTATTGAGCTGCGTTATCAGCTGCTTCCCTATATTTATACAACATTTTATCAGCATGTAAAAACGGGTGTACCAACGCTGCGTCCCTTGCCATTTGTAGCACAGGAAGATTCTGAAACATACAACAGGCAGGATGAATTCTGCATGGGCGACAACCTGCTGGTTTGCCCGATCCTGGCAGAAAAAGTTGATGGCCGCTGGGTGTATCTGCCCGAAGGCAAGTGGTATTATTACTGGGATGATAAAGTGCATGAAGGCAACCAGGAAGTATGGGCCGAAGCGGCACTGGATCGGATTCCGTTGTTTGTAAAAGCAGGCGCAGTAATTCCGATGGCGCCGATCATGCAGTATGTAGGTGAGTTTGATCCCGAACAGTTATTCCTGCATGTATATGCAAGTGCGGAAGAACATACAAGTTATTTGTATGAAGACAAAGGGGATGGCTACGAGTATACACAAGGCGAATCGTCATATAAAACGTTTGTAACAGCAAGCGAAAAGAAATCGTATACCATTACGCAGCGTATTGATGGTACGTATGATCCGGTATATAAATCCTACGAGATCATGGTGCATGGATTGAGCTTTACACCTAAAAGCTGTGAGGTAGACGGGGAGAAGGTACACATGGATGTCATTAACCCGGATAAGAACCTGATCCGTTTTGACGCAGGCAAAGCGTTTGCAAAGATTGTAATTAAGGGCTAA